Genomic window (Arctopsyche grandis isolate Sample6627 chromosome 5, ASM5162203v2, whole genome shotgun sequence):
TTTTGCtgtaattttggtttctttattGAAAAGTGAATGAGACGATAAACATAATGATATAAAACTAACGAATCTAGGATAGTTTCTAGTAGATAGTAGAGTAGGTACTCTACTTTGAGTAGTTGATAATCTTAAAAATTTTACAGGTAGAAATTTTGCTGTAATGTTGGTTTCTTTATTGAAAAGTGAATGAGACGATAAACATAATGATATAAAACTAACGAATCTAGGATAgtttctatgtaaaaaaaaaataataaaaaatatatatcgaaaagAGTGTACGATTCAAGaatttatgtataaacattgacacagtTGGAAAATAAAATCGTGACTATCGTTGCGACCGAGAATACGATTCCGTGTAATTGAACTGGATTAGAATTTATGAAGTTGTCTTTTTTTTCAGATTGCATCATACCGTTTGTTTCTAGGAATGAAGAGATACGATCTTCGCCtatgtgatattttaaaatttgattttaataaataagctTTTATTGCTAGTTCGTTTTTTgctagttttatttttgttcctTTTCGAAAActtgattatttttgaaaatttctgtATCAATgctaatacaattttaaaaaaatcttctaCATAAGGCTTAGAAACATATACTATTTTtctaaagtttattttttacattacacaatattattaaaaaaaaatttgatgtaatttgaaataaaacacaATGTTGTATTTGTTGTAATGGATGGCAAGGAAAGgaataagaaatttataaataaaacattacagggatttgttaaaattatttattacaagtGTTTTACATACagtttaaacatatagaaatttAGTACAATATAGTTTTTTAGTAAGAAATCAAATCAAAACgggataaaactaaaaaaaaatgttgattattaTTGTGAATAAATAGTAAAGTGAGAACGACAATAGACATTCaaacgtttaataatattttattttaataataataataataataatagcttttattccagacgatgaggagaatagtgcaatccccaacgcccatataaataatatatagataataaaaaaagtattgaaaaatagtaaacaaaaaataaataaataaatacataagtaaatatataaatattactgataattaataataataataataataaataataaaaataatgattattataaataaataataataaataagtctaataataataaataataattttatatttttgctcaCATTTATATGCATATCAATTACTAAATGtcattttgtattaatttgaaagaaaaagaGGGTAAAATCAAATCTTatgcaatacaaaaaatattctatgtatgtatttattcaaacaaaCGAGTCTACATTGTACTTTTTAATGTgtggtaataattttttttatttttatacgctATTAGGTTTCTTTTGGAAAATTActgagtaataaaataaaaattgcttattattgatatttcttgtttacatacgtacatacatatgtatatgtatgtatgtatgtataatagacgGCTTTGTGATTCGTTTTTGCTTTGCTATCATACTATTTACTAAAAATTCTAACGAgtactaaatattataattttattcattaaatttttaatctaaaatgaAGAAAATAGGAATTTACATTAGTGTgccttttgatttaaaaaaaagttttatgtatgtatgtatatggtactaattttaattcacatttagtaaatataaaaatatacattttagaataagatttaatctattttgaatgaaattaacttttatataatatataataaaaattgatttaatattcgaaagcaacataattttttatgtatttatatataaaaattaaaaagttttcagatttttaaaaaaggaCTATATAGTTATGAAGAATTTTGGTCAAGAGATATGTCcgggaatttttttaaaaataaaagagctTGCTGAAGTACAAAATATTacttatatactatttttttttttgttaaatttgttCGATGGCTATCGACACATTTGGCAGTTgactattaaaaattaaaatagcttTGATGatagtttaatgtatgtatgtatgtaaattgtgcgggcattttactatttttttaaatatcaaatagcgcttaaaaagtttttgatcatttaaaaaatgtttagttgtgaaaaattttaatgttatatagtatacaatttcaaaatttattttatgcttatgtatgtatgtataatatataaatacaatattttaaagaaaatattgttttcttgaatcgaatattaaaattgaaactcTATATATGTaactctatatattatattatacaaattacttaagttttaaattgaatactaTACACTTAAACTTTAAACACCAAAAAAAGCTAAATTTACATTTCGAAAACGAAGAAGCAAATGATTTAAGAACTTCTAaatatcatttatgtatattggaatTTAAGTGgtttaatattattactatacaAAGTTAATAATAGAAACGaacgtaataaaataaaataatttaattatataatttctaaTGACACACAtattaattgttaatatttcatatttaaaattaagttttttttgaatatcatacatattatattttgaacaaGCGACAATATTActtgcaaattttaattaaatttataaatgcaaattttttttatacaaatttttgaaTCTAAAATCtaggtacatgtacatatgtaaacattgaaactttatgtacatatatttatatatatatatatatatacatatataggatataatattttctttctaAAAATATGTGATAGCATCAGATTCTTTGTGCTAAAATAAACGTTTATTCACAtcaaacacacaaacacatgtaaaaataaaacactaaaAGAAGCACACCTAAAATTGTGAAAAgaaaaaatctacatacattttaaaaaacatctacaaatacaaaaaacatttgaaaatatttcaaaaaaatatatgtttattatatttttggttacaatataaatatttttgggtTAGAAATAGTTGGCCTACTAAATCaagctatgtattatatattcagttacaaatgtacatttttttttcgaactttatcatagttttttaaaatatttttttgttgcaatgtaaattgattttatcatttattattaaaatatataaatcacatttacgcataattattacaaatagtgAAAGCTTTGGAATAATTTTTCAGTGATATAACatgtaaaaatttcattatttctcataaatataaaaaaaataattttacgtaaatatgtttgattcatatttaaaagaaattcaATTGGAATAAGTTAAATTTTTTGATTCACATTGCGACattcttttaatatttaaataaacgatcatgcataaataaatctatatttattttttttatactaaaactTTATTTGCGCGTTAAATTTATTATCTTAAGTTGACataataatagaatatttttaatttcattaatttgagtatttttaatatacatgtaatatttttCAACAGAATTAAAGCCCACACATATTTATCACTCGATTAccctttttattgttttaattggaAATtagcaatttaaatatttcatggtCCGATGAATTAAATTAGCGGTGAATGTTATATTTCCTTTacgtatttatcttttttttttaaatctatttatatttatttatatagatttcaattaaaatttaaagcgaaaaattattaattaataaccatttcatgtatgaatgtattttgttttttattattttttttggattacttaaaaaatgttttaggaCACAATTTTTCGATAAGCAtacagtataaatataaatatgtatatatgtatgtttgacatTTATGTGCGTTACGCATAcccatcaaattaaaaaaatatataatatgtaaataatccttaaagattttttaaattttaaatttaaaattttttgttatttttagtatttctgGGAATTTTTTACATTCGGATGATCAAAAAAATGctctcattttatatttaagatattaaaagtcagtattttaatacatacttgAAAAtgaccaattttttaaaatctcaacacttatttatgtatgtaaattttatgctCTTATGCAAATAGTATATttgtgactttttttttaatctttttgataaTTTATATCCATCcattgatctttttattaatatttattcatattttctaTCTATAATCTGACACCAATTTATACGTGCAAAGTTACACCTAAACAAAGCACGCTACCGTATATGCGACTTGGACAATAGGTAGTCCAGTTGTCTACTACCTTTTTTGTTTTAgggttgattttttttgcattgaaAACTCAACCACTCACCCCTTTGTAACGGGTGTACGAAATGGGAATCCAGAATTTTTTATATGCCAAAAGATTTAAACTCCTGTGTTGTTATATATGAAAGAAACTGCGGCGCCATCTTGTCCAGGTGGAGAACGACGACTGATTATAGACGACTGAGTATTGTTATGATGATAATGGGACGACTTCCTCATGGACGTGCTGGAAGACATGAGAGCCACAGTTTCATAATAACGAAGTCTTCCACAGCATTTCCTACTCTTCATTATAGCCATGAATCCTCGTCTGTACTTCTTGTTGAAGAAAGCGTACAGTATCGGATTGATGCATGAGTTTGAAGCGCCCAACCATTGAGCTATGGGAGTCGCAATAGGCAAAATCTCTTCTTCCCAAGGTTCAATGTCTCCTCCGAATTTTATCCTTGCGAATATGACGTACAACGGCAACCAAGATAGTACGAAGAGAATTACGACGGCCACGAGCATTTTGACGACTTTCACTTTGGACTTCTGTTGCATTCGTTCCATTTGAGCATCTTGGGTGTCAGTTGGAATGTGACGCTTCCAGACCTTGATCCATATGAGAATGTAACACATGGAGATAAGGATCATCGGCAAGatgtaacaaaacaaaaagttGGCGATTAAGAAGTAGAGAGGGCCGTTTAGGTGGTCTGGCCATACTTCAAGGCATAGTTTAGTATCAGGGGCATCGTTGAATATGACCACTAAATCGAAATAAAGGGCCCATGGGATTGTAGTGGTTAGGGCGATGACCCAGATGATGACGATCATGAGACGGGCTCGCCTTTTGGTGATCTGGCATTTGAGCGGCCACCATATTGCAAGGAATCtgaaacaataaacaaaatcgattttgaatatgcatttgtacattttttaaaaacgatATTAAAAAGAAACGCATATGCCGATTggtttactttatattattattattgtttttatcgaTAAACGAGTTTTACGAATCAGCTGACTTTTAACTGATTCACCTTAACCTGTCAATTGTGAAATCAGATCAAAACCCGCCTATATGTGAGAGAAatcttacaaattttaaattaattcaacgtaaacaaattcattcatttaaaacgcatacatatgttaatgttATCATGTCGGTATTAGGTATTGCGAGCAATGTTTTGAATAAATCACTTGAGGCATGTGATTTTATTAGCGATGAAAGGAGGGAAATAATTAATTGCTTGACATGACATTATTGCCAATTGAGTGGCGCTTATTCAATTGCTTTTCATGGATAACTTGTTCTTTCTAAGAATTTAgtggtttaaatttttaagaattATGCACCAATTATAATATCAAAGAAAATATCATCATTATTTTGAGAACGCATGGATTTTGTTTATATAgaatgaattatgtatatacagctCATTAGGCAAGGTACGTAATTATTACAGCTCGTTGGAGATGTAAGCATAAAACTAGaattttttctattgtaaaTACATAGAGTTACTTCATCATAATATTGTGCGGATTCATTATGCTACATTCAAAACTAACACTAAAATCTACAATCACAttgcaatttattttcatagaGTGAATCAAAGTGTTAAATACATATCGATATAGTcacttatttttcatatatatgtaaaaattacatggttacgtatttatttatcatttttgatCTTCATGTgtacttaaaattatttaaaaaaaattcatctaaataaatGCATTGCCCGTGTAAAAAGTGCAACAAATATAAACAAGTTTGCAATCTCGTTATCCATATCATTATCGACATCGACACCTTCGTTCGTTTATGTCAATTTAACAATCTTTAGATCGACGATTGTCAAATGGATTCTTATATGTCTGTTATTACATTGCCAACTAATTATAATGCCATTCTCAGAGTTCAGTCATATCCTATGAGACTTGCGCAATTATCAACAACTTGTTTGTAACAATTGATACAAGACTATAATAATCGTATAATATGAGGCGGATTTTATATGCTCTCGTATCGACAATATCTTGACCCGTTTCTGAGTCGAGTTTGAGGTTGTTTGCCCAACCACTTTCCACGGTTTAACTAGGAAAATtcgcaaaatatatgtatagactACATGTATAGTTTTCGAAGAGCTTTCGTAATAATTCGCTGTGCGAGTAGTGAATAATGAATATCTTTGACACAGTTTGTTTTACGAAAGTCATAAAAGCTTCGCAACTTATCCGTTATATGTGAGATATCCCTTGTCTATGTGCTATGGTAGATTTGCATATTCCTTGAATATAATTTTGGTACAGATCTTTATTAATTGAAGAATGAATCTTCTTTGACATGCTTAAAATTTGCTATAATGTTAGTTATATTTAAGTGCGTTCATcgtgtttgtgtttttttttttgctttgaatttttgGTAAATGTAATATTGAGAAATTATAATGAACGAACGCAAATCAAGGTTGAGAGAATGAGTTCGttttttaatacgatttttttatattgaaacgtaAAAAACGCATTatgaatgtaattaatatagTGCAATAAACGTCAGAATTGCATACGACACATTGATGAATTTATATAATCCCATATTAATCGAGAGATtgaggaaaaaaatcaaaaagagcTCTTCGTGTAAATATTACGAGTGCTctgtatatttgttttatgaACATTGAGACGAACATTTTTGGGTCATGTCAGACTAGTCGAGTGCTTTCGCAATTTCCTTCAGTTTTCCCAGCAATTCTGAAAATGCTTTTGttccatttatatgtatataatttataaatatatacgtagtaTATGTTTCGTGCGTGAAAATCGTTCTAGGCTTCGTCGTTTATCAAAAACTACTTCTTTTTTTGTcagtgaatatttatttattttcttatctaGCGTTTGGTCTAGATGTGTAGACATTTAATattgtagatatatatgtatgtataatatgtgtgtagcaagtattttaatgaaaatctgaATATGTCTATGCATATGATGTGTATAGAAAATTATTACATCCCAAAAAACACTAACAACTTTTAATCTATTTCAATATTGTTGTAATTATTTGTAGaagtaaaagttaaaaatacaatatctaAAATTTAGATATTGTAATTAGAttctaaattattatatatgtacatacgtacatagtgtCCAGTTTGgactattttagaattttaacaACATCGCTATATTGACTACAAAGAAAGAAagtattaaatcaattttaaaactatgtattcataatgatttcgttaatggtttcTGAAGATaggatttatgaaaa
Coding sequences:
- the LOC143912321 gene encoding neuropeptide SIFamide receptor-like, producing MASLRLPDSEDLDFDNTKRRATPFLQSASSTEATHPRTRHHFRAHFNSTIAEMMYRETANNFVDIISNSIIDMVSSNYSPDNKISTVHGMGFLNTAKNTLTDFAVTRPTVIFNSSMSNATNNGLSPDFYYYRHNSALTAVYCVAYLIVFAVGLIGNCFVIAVVFRSPRMRTVTNFFIVNLAVADILVIVFCLPATLMSNIFVPWVLGWWMCKTVPYVQGVSVAASVYSLIAVSLDRFLAIWWPLKCQITKRRARLMIVIIWVIALTTTIPWALYFDLVVIFNDAPDTKLCLEVWPDHLNGPLYFLIANFLFCYILPMILISMCYILIWIKVWKRHIPTDTQDAQMERMQQKSKVKVVKMLVAVVILFVLSWLPLYVIFARIKFGGDIEPWEEEILPIATPIAQWLGASNSCINPILYAFFNKKYRRGFMAIMKSRKCCGRLRYYETVALMSSSTSMRKSSHYHHNNTQSSIISRRSPPGQDGAAVSFIYNNTGV